The following are encoded together in the Actinomycetota bacterium genome:
- a CDS encoding TadE/TadG family type IV pilus assembly protein has translation MKDQRAGGTRKRLLRREDGASAVEFALIAPLLFMIVFGILYFGVAFMKMQNLR, from the coding sequence ATGAAGGACCAACGAGCAGGGGGCACGCGCAAGCGGCTCCTCCGTCGAGAGGACGGCGCATCCGCGGTGGAGTTCGCGCTGATCGCGCCGCTGCTGTTCATGATCGTCTTCGGGATCCTCTACTTCGGCGTCGCCTTCATGAAGATGCAGAACCTGCGCA